Part of the Gordonia crocea genome is shown below.
GCTGTGGGACATCATGTCTGCCGACGCCGTCGAACCGCTCGCCGAGGGGCAACCGTCCCGCGGCCGGCCCCGCGACGCCGACGTCGACCGCAAGATCATCGAGGCGGCCCGCAGCGTCTACGGCGAACGCGGTTGGGCCGGGTTCAGTTTCGGCGCGGTGTGCAGGGCGGCCGGGGTCAGCAAAGACGCGATGTACCGGCGTTACGCGTCGCGCGAAGACCTCCTCGTCGCGGCGCTGCACGAGGAACCGATCCCGATCAACTTCGACGCCGATGCCGATCTGCGCGACCAGCTCATCGAGATCGCCTCGCTGACGTTGGCGGCCTTCGCGTCGCCGGAGGGGATGATCCCGTTTCGCGCCTTCGTCGACGCCGCCACCAACCCCGAGGTCGGCGAGCTCTACTACCAGCAGGTCGCCGTCGCGCACGTCCGGTACATGTACGACTTGACCAACCGGGCGATCACGGAGGGCCGCTTCTCGGCGATCGACCGGCCCACCGCTTTCATCGACGGACTGCTGGGCGGGTTGATCATGCACGTGCTGGCGACCCCGCCGGACAAACGCAGCAAGATGGTCGCCCACGCCGACGACTTCGTCCGCGACCACGTCGATCTGATCCTGCGGGGCGCGGGTTACGACTTCGACCGCGGGTGAGCGCCGGTATCCTCCACGGGTGAGCGATTACCAGCAGGTACCGCGGCGGCGCATCGTCGTGGCGTCGATGGTGGGCACCACTATCGAGTTCTTCGACTTTTACATCTATGCGACGGCCGCCGTCTTCGTCTTCCCGACGCTCTTCTTCCCGAAGGGCAACGACACGGCGGCCCTGCTCGCCTCCTTCGCGATCTTCGGCGTCGCCTTCGTCGCACGCCCGGTGGGGTCGATGATCTTCGGCCACTTCGGCGACCGGATCGGCCGCAAGGCCACCCTCGTCGGATCGCTGTTGACCATGGGGATCGCGACGTTCATCATCGGCCTGCTGCCGACCTTCAGTGCCGTCGGCTACCTCGCGCCGGTCCTGCTCGCCCTGATGCGCTTCTGCCAGGGCGTCGGCCTCGGCGGCGAATGGTCGGGCGCGGCGCTGCTGGCCACCGAGACGGCGCAGGAGGGCAAGCGCGGCTGGGCGGCGATGTGGCCGCAGCTCGGTGCGCCGCTGGGCTTCCTGATGGCCAACGGGGTCTACCTGGCGCTGATGGTCACCATGGGATTCGACAAGGACTCCTCGCCGACCGACCACCCGTTCTACGTGTGGGGTTGGCGGGTGCCGTTCCTGGCGAGCGCGGTGATCGTGATCGTCGGGCTGTATGTGCGGCTGCGGCTGACTGAGACGCCGGTGTTCACCGCCGCCGTCGAAGCCGGTGAGAAGGTCCGGGCCCCGCTGGCGACGGTGTTCCGCACCTCGTGGCGCCCGTTGATCCTGGGCACCTTCATCATGTTGGCCACCTACACGCTCTTCTATCTGATGACGGCGTGGGTGAGTGCCTACGGCACCAAGAAGTCGGAGACGACGAACCTGGCGATCGAGGCGACCCGGTTCATCGAACTGCAATTGATCGCGGTGCTGTTCTTCGCCGCCTTCGTCCCCATGTCCGGCTGGCTGGCCGACCGGCTCGGGCGCAAGCCGGTGCTGATCGCCATCACCATCGGCATGGTCGTCTTCGGCCTCACCTTCACCAAGGTGATCGGTCCGGGGGTGGCCACCGAGGGCACCATGCTCGGCTTCCTGATCGTCGGCATGACGCTGATGGGGTTGACCTTCGGGCCGATGAGCGCCGTGCTCCCGGAACTGTTCCCCACCAACGTCCGCTACACCGGCTCGGGGATCTCCTACAACGTCGCCTCCATCCTCGGCGCCGCGGTCGCCCCGTTCATCGCAACCGCGCTGGCGGACCGGTACGGCGTCGGCGCGGTGGGCCACTATCTCGCGGTCGCCGCCGGGATCACCCTGATCGCGCTGATCCTCGCGCCGGAGACCCGCGACGTGGAGCTGACCAAGGTCTGACCATGGGTGCGCTGCTGCTCGGCGACGTCGCCGCGACCTCGGGCCGCGTCGGGCAGACGCGGGGGCGCACGGAGAAGACGGCGGCGATCGCCGATCTGCTCCGCCGGGCGGGGGCCGAGGAGATCGCGACGGTCACCGCGTGGCTCTCCGGCGAGTTGCCGCAGGGGCGGATCGGGGTCGGGTGGTCGAGCCTGCGGAATCTCAGCCGACAGCCACCGGCGGTCGCGGCGGGTCTCACCGTCGCCGCGGTGGACGAGGTCTTCACCCGGATCGCCGCCGTTCACGGCCCGGGTTCGGCCGGGATCCGGGCCGGATTGGTCACCGAGCTGTTCGCCGCGGCCACCGCCGACGAACAACACTTCCTGCGCGGACTCCTCTCCGGCGAGATCCGGCAGGGCGCGCTGGCCGGAGTGGTCACCGACGCGGTGGCTGCGGCCACGGCCATCCCCACCCCGGTGGTGCGCCGGGCGGTGATGCTGTCCGGGTCGTTGCCGGCGACGGCCCGGCTGGCGGTCACCGATGGTGCCGACGCGTTGGACGCCCTGGGCATCGTCGTGGGCCGACCGCTGATGCCGATGCTGGCGACACCGGCCGCGTCGGTGGCGCAGGCGTGGGAGGAGTTGGGGCCGACCGTCGTCCTCGACGCGAAGTACGACGGCGCGCGAATCCAGGTGCACCGCAACGGGTCCGAGATCTCGGTATTCACCAGATCGCTGCGCGACATCACTGGCGCGGTCCCCGAGGTGGTCCGGTTGGTCGGCGAACTCCCTTGTCGCAGCGTCATTCTCGACGGTGAGACGATGGCGGTCACCGACGATGGGCGGCCGCGCCCATTCCAGGAGACGATGAGCGGATTCGGCGACGGCGGTACCGCGTTGCAGCCCTACTTCTTCGACTGCCTCCATCTCGACGGTGCCGATCTGATCGACGAGCCCCTCGTCGAGCGTCTGTCTGCCTTGGACGCGGTCGCCGGGGGGTTGCGAATTCCAAGTAGTGCGGTGACCAGTGCCGCCGGGGTCGCGGAGCTGTTCGACGCCGCGGTCGCGGCCGGGCACGAGGGGGTGATGGTCAAGGCGCCCGACGGGCGGTACGCGGCGGGCCGCCGGGGACGGACATGGCAGAAGATCAAGCCCGTCCACACCGTCGACCTCGTCGTGCTGGCGGCGGAATGGGGATCGGGTCGTCGTCGGGGCCGGTTGTCCAACATCCACCTCGGTGCGCGCGACCCGGACGGGGGTCCGCCGATCATGGTCGGCAAGACGTTCAAGGGCATGACCGACGAATTATTGGCGTGGCAGACGGCCGTGTTCGGCGAGCATGAGACCGGGCGCGACGAGCACACGGTGTACCTGCGCCCGCATTTCGTCGTCGAGATCGCCATCGACGGGGTCCAGCGCAGCACGCGCTATCCCGGCGGGGTCGCGCTGCGCTTCGCGCGGGTGGTCCGCTACCGGCCCGACAAGGCCCCGGACGATGCGACCAGCGTCGTCGAACTGCGCGACTTGGACCGTGACGGGCCCACTCGGCGAGATCGAGGGCCCACTCGGCGGGATTGAGGGCCCAGTCGGCGGTTAGAACTGGACCTGCGGAGGCGCCTGCTGGCCCTCGGGGGCCTGGTAGAAGTCGCGGGCCTTGACCCCGGCGATCCCGGAGAAGAACATCCACGGGATGGTCTGCACCAGCTGGTTGAGGCGCGACACCGCGTCGTTGTAGAACTGCCGGGCGAAGCTCAGCTTGTTCTCGGTGTCGCTCAGCTCGGTCTGCAGCTGGATGAAGTTGGCCGACGCCTTCAGGTCGGGGTAGTTCTCGGCGACCGCGAACAGTCGGCCGAGGGCGCCGGTGAGGGCCTGGTCGGCGGCGGCCTTCTGCTCGACGGTGCCGTTCTGCGCCGCCTGGGCGACGGCGCCGCGCGCCCGGGCGACCTCCTCGAAGACCCCGCTCTCGTGGGCGGCGTACCCCTTGACGGTGTTGACCAGGTTCGGGATCAGGTCGGCGCGCCGGGTCAGTTG
Proteins encoded:
- a CDS encoding LemA family protein, whose amino-acid sequence is MTAGLLILIIVVVVIVALLLFGITGFNKLRKADIAAQEALGGIDVQLTRRADLIPNLVNTVKGYAAHESGVFEEVARARGAVAQAAQNGTVEQKAAADQALTGALGRLFAVAENYPDLKASANFIQLQTELSDTENKLSFARQFYNDAVSRLNQLVQTIPWMFFSGIAGVKARDFYQAPEGQQAPPQVQF
- a CDS encoding TetR/AcrR family transcriptional regulator; its protein translation is MSADAVEPLAEGQPSRGRPRDADVDRKIIEAARSVYGERGWAGFSFGAVCRAAGVSKDAMYRRYASREDLLVAALHEEPIPINFDADADLRDQLIEIASLTLAAFASPEGMIPFRAFVDAATNPEVGELYYQQVAVAHVRYMYDLTNRAITEGRFSAIDRPTAFIDGLLGGLIMHVLATPPDKRSKMVAHADDFVRDHVDLILRGAGYDFDRG
- a CDS encoding ATP-dependent DNA ligase; the encoded protein is MLLGDVAATSGRVGQTRGRTEKTAAIADLLRRAGAEEIATVTAWLSGELPQGRIGVGWSSLRNLSRQPPAVAAGLTVAAVDEVFTRIAAVHGPGSAGIRAGLVTELFAAATADEQHFLRGLLSGEIRQGALAGVVTDAVAAATAIPTPVVRRAVMLSGSLPATARLAVTDGADALDALGIVVGRPLMPMLATPAASVAQAWEELGPTVVLDAKYDGARIQVHRNGSEISVFTRSLRDITGAVPEVVRLVGELPCRSVILDGETMAVTDDGRPRPFQETMSGFGDGGTALQPYFFDCLHLDGADLIDEPLVERLSALDAVAGGLRIPSSAVTSAAGVAELFDAAVAAGHEGVMVKAPDGRYAAGRRGRTWQKIKPVHTVDLVVLAAEWGSGRRRGRLSNIHLGARDPDGGPPIMVGKTFKGMTDELLAWQTAVFGEHETGRDEHTVYLRPHFVVEIAIDGVQRSTRYPGGVALRFARVVRYRPDKAPDDATSVVELRDLDRDGPTRRDRGPTRRD
- a CDS encoding MFS transporter, whose translation is MVGTTIEFFDFYIYATAAVFVFPTLFFPKGNDTAALLASFAIFGVAFVARPVGSMIFGHFGDRIGRKATLVGSLLTMGIATFIIGLLPTFSAVGYLAPVLLALMRFCQGVGLGGEWSGAALLATETAQEGKRGWAAMWPQLGAPLGFLMANGVYLALMVTMGFDKDSSPTDHPFYVWGWRVPFLASAVIVIVGLYVRLRLTETPVFTAAVEAGEKVRAPLATVFRTSWRPLILGTFIMLATYTLFYLMTAWVSAYGTKKSETTNLAIEATRFIELQLIAVLFFAAFVPMSGWLADRLGRKPVLIAITIGMVVFGLTFTKVIGPGVATEGTMLGFLIVGMTLMGLTFGPMSAVLPELFPTNVRYTGSGISYNVASILGAAVAPFIATALADRYGVGAVGHYLAVAAGITLIALILAPETRDVELTKV